The DNA window CTAATTATAACTAATCCATGCCATTTGCCTTTTCTCTCCTCTACATAACTCTAAGTTGTGTATGTTTCTCAGCCTACAGCAGTACCCGCAGTGGCAGATTGGCAGTCAGTCGCCCAGAAGCGAATTGAGCTGCTCTCGACAGTGTGTAAGAACAGCAGCCTGAGAAATCTGACACACGTCTCCATCAGCAAATTTGTCCTCGACCGGATCTTTGTCTGTGACAAACACAAGATCCTGTTCTGCCAGACGCCTAAAGTGGGTAATACACAGTGGAAGAAGGTCCTCATTGTACTCAATGGTAAGTATGGACAGGACGGAGGTAAAAGCAGTGCTGTTCTTTTTAATTTCATGCCTATTTGTTGAAGTAGTTAATTTAGAtgagttgttattattattattattattattattattattattattattattatttgcagGGGCTTTCCAGACTGTGGAGGAGATCCCAGAAAACCTTGTTCATGACCATGAGAAAAATGGCCTCCCTCGCTTGTCGTCCCTCACTCAGCAGGAAATAAATCACAGGTGGGCTCGTAGTTACAGTGATAAATGTGGACTTATCTGGTTGAAGTAGTCAAACGTACTTCCTTAaatcaaaaagcaaaaatgaagcAGCGCTGCTTCTTCTGAAAGATGCTGGCACATAGATTTCAATAAATTTCTGTCTTGAATGTAAGGAATGCAAGTTCAAGTGTTTGTGGCTTATGCTAACGTTTATCTGCCTCGTACCTCGACAGATTAGACACCTATTTCAAGTTCTTCATTGTGAGGGATCCCTTCGAGCGCCTGATCTCTGCATTCAAGGACAAGTTTGTGAAGAACCCCCGCTTCGAGCCGTGGTACAAGCACGACATAGCTCCGGCCATTATATGGAAATATCGCAAGATTCACCGCAACAACGACCTCGTCGCCTCCGGTCTCCACTTCGAAGACTTTGTTCGCTACCTCGGCGATGTGGAAGGCCACCGGCGTATGGACCGGCAGTTTGGCGAGCACATCATCCACTGGGTGACGTACGCAGAGCTGTGCGCGCCGTGCAAAATAAACTACAGCGTGGTCGGCCACCACGAGACGCTGGAACAGGATGCCCCGTACATCCTCAAAGCGGCAGGCATCGACACACTGGTGACCTACCCTGCCATTCCTC is part of the Pelmatolapia mariae isolate MD_Pm_ZW linkage group LG23, Pm_UMD_F_2, whole genome shotgun sequence genome and encodes:
- the chst10 gene encoding carbohydrate sulfotransferase 10, with product MCEAMRHYWLLIGACGWVLLILMFLSKFISFRAVDDYGERAGSQSGTVPGTKVVVKPSGMSSPEKQSPKSSDQPTAVPAVADWQSVAQKRIELLSTVCKNSSLRNLTHVSISKFVLDRIFVCDKHKILFCQTPKVGNTQWKKVLIVLNGAFQTVEEIPENLVHDHEKNGLPRLSSLTQQEINHRLDTYFKFFIVRDPFERLISAFKDKFVKNPRFEPWYKHDIAPAIIWKYRKIHRNNDLVASGLHFEDFVRYLGDVEGHRRMDRQFGEHIIHWVTYAELCAPCKINYSVVGHHETLEQDAPYILKAAGIDTLVTYPAIPPGITRYNRTKVEHYFSGISKRDVRRLYARYQGDFHLFGYPSPDFLLN